The Blautia hydrogenotrophica DSM 10507 genome window below encodes:
- the thyA gene encoding thymidylate synthase yields MSLADHVFISMCKDVLENGTSTEGEKVRPVWEDGTAAYTIKKFGVVNRYDLRKEFPALTLRKTALKSAFDEILWIWQRKSNNIHDLHSHIWDSWADETGSIGKAYGYQMSVKHEYKEGMMDQVDRVLYDLKNNPYSRRIMTNIYVHQDLHEMHLYPCAYSVTFNVTKEPGCEKLTLNAILNQRSQDILAANNWNVCQYALLVHMFAQSCGMQAGELVHVIADCHIYDRHVPVIQELIQRPVYPAPTVYLNPEVRDFYQFTVDDLVVENYQAGPQVKNIPIAI; encoded by the coding sequence ATGAGTTTGGCAGATCATGTATTTATTTCTATGTGTAAGGATGTGCTGGAAAATGGAACCAGCACAGAAGGTGAGAAGGTACGTCCAGTGTGGGAGGATGGCACTGCGGCTTATACAATCAAAAAATTTGGTGTTGTGAACCGTTACGATTTGCGAAAAGAGTTTCCAGCTCTGACTCTGCGCAAAACTGCGCTGAAGAGTGCTTTTGATGAGATTTTGTGGATTTGGCAGCGAAAATCCAACAATATTCATGATCTGCACAGTCATATTTGGGACAGCTGGGCGGATGAGACGGGTTCCATAGGGAAAGCCTATGGGTATCAGATGAGCGTAAAGCACGAGTACAAGGAAGGGATGATGGATCAGGTAGACCGGGTTCTCTATGATCTGAAGAACAATCCTTACAGCAGGAGGATTATGACCAACATCTATGTGCACCAAGATTTGCACGAGATGCATTTGTACCCCTGTGCCTACTCTGTGACTTTCAATGTGACGAAGGAGCCAGGCTGTGAGAAGCTGACACTGAATGCGATTTTAAATCAGCGGTCGCAGGATATTTTGGCGGCGAATAACTGGAATGTCTGCCAGTATGCGCTGCTGGTGCATATGTTTGCGCAGTCCTGCGGTATGCAGGCAGGAGAGCTGGTCCATGTGATCGCGGACTGTCATATCTATGATCGCCACGTTCCAGTGATTCAGGAGCTGATTCAAAGACCGGTCTATCCGGCGCCGACGGTGTACTTAAACCCGGAGGTGAGAGATTTCTATCAGTTTACGGTGGATGATCTGGTTGTGGAAAACTATCAGGCAGGACCTCAGGTAAAGAATATACCGATTGCGATTTAA
- a CDS encoding 5-bromo-4-chloroindolyl phosphate hydrolysis family protein — protein sequence MRNQDWYDLGDKVQNLVQDAINSKDFRQLNENITRTLDRAVRDGGEVLRNVFGQEFEERSRGRGYTRRTVRRPAQPEQRRNAETQLQPRMQRMLYSRTGGPKAQGIMEIMAGAVLLAFGGFTALGILVAFFSGLSAGSGLVVGVVMLLVAGAGGFVLSRGLRLNRMVNHFRWFCTRLRGRTYCEIQELSRYVGKSEKEIRRELCYMISKGWFRQGHLDSSGTTLITSNQTYEEYQKLQKQREELQREQEAEKSSMTGSDQEVQEVLERGTHYLRQIKESNEAIPGELISEKISHMETVVQRILLRAKEHPEVIKDLDKLMDYYLPTTVKLLDAYEEMVSQPVQGENIRNSKKEIEDTLDTLNIAFEKILDSIFQNEAWDISSDISVLHTILAQEGLTRDDFQKMK from the coding sequence ATGAGAAATCAAGATTGGTATGATCTTGGAGATAAAGTACAAAATCTTGTTCAGGATGCAATAAATTCAAAGGATTTCAGACAATTGAACGAGAATATCACAAGGACTCTAGACAGGGCAGTTCGGGACGGCGGAGAAGTTTTAAGGAATGTCTTTGGACAGGAGTTTGAAGAACGCTCAAGGGGTAGAGGTTATACGCGCAGAACGGTTAGAAGACCTGCGCAGCCGGAACAAAGGAGAAACGCTGAGACTCAGCTTCAGCCTAGGATGCAGAGAATGTTATATTCCAGAACCGGCGGTCCAAAGGCCCAGGGAATTATGGAAATTATGGCAGGAGCTGTGCTTTTGGCTTTCGGAGGCTTTACGGCTTTGGGAATACTGGTGGCTTTTTTTAGCGGATTGTCGGCGGGAAGCGGTCTGGTCGTCGGTGTGGTCATGCTGCTGGTCGCAGGCGCGGGAGGATTTGTACTGTCGCGGGGACTGAGGCTGAACCGAATGGTGAACCATTTTCGATGGTTTTGTACCAGACTGCGCGGACGTACTTACTGTGAGATTCAGGAGCTTTCCAGATATGTGGGAAAAAGCGAAAAAGAGATTCGCAGGGAGCTTTGTTACATGATTTCCAAGGGATGGTTCCGTCAGGGACACTTGGATTCCAGTGGAACTACGCTGATTACCAGCAACCAGACCTATGAGGAGTATCAGAAGCTTCAAAAGCAGCGGGAAGAGCTTCAAAGGGAGCAGGAAGCGGAGAAAAGTTCCATGACTGGTTCCGACCAGGAAGTGCAGGAGGTGCTAGAGCGAGGGACTCATTATCTGAGACAGATCAAAGAGAGCAACGAAGCGATTCCGGGAGAACTGATTTCTGAGAAGATTTCCCACATGGAGACGGTGGTGCAGAGAATTCTGCTCAGGGCCAAGGAGCATCCTGAGGTGATTAAAGATTTGGACAAATTAATGGATTACTATCTTCCCACCACGGTAAAACTTTTGGATGCCTATGAAGAGATGGTCTCCCAGCCCGTGCAAGGGGAGAATATCAGAAACTCCAAGAAAGAGATTGAGGATACTCTGGACACGTTGAATATTGCCTTTGAGAAAATTCTGGACTCCATTTTTCAGAATGAAGCCTGGGATATCTCCAGTGATATCAGTGTTTTGCACACGATTTTGGCCCAGGAGGGA
- a CDS encoding M15 family metallopeptidase — MKRYAKRKSHKVQIFFSLLVFILLCIIAGKLILNSDFTAFSLNSMTRHAATEDYGWNLILVNRDNYIPDDYEMTLTELSNGKKVDSRIYPELQEMFDDARAQGYGLFVREGYRTQEEQQQLLEEKMEAYRNEGKPKSEAKKLAEQWVAVPGTSEHQLGIAVDINADTTKSSSDSVYGWLAQNAHKYGFIKRYPSDKTDITGVINEPWHYRYVGKKVALEIYSMGICLEEYIDLLEEK; from the coding sequence ATGAAGCGATATGCAAAACGGAAAAGTCATAAAGTTCAGATATTTTTTAGTCTTCTGGTTTTTATTCTGCTATGTATCATTGCGGGTAAGTTGATTCTCAATTCGGATTTTACCGCTTTCTCTTTGAACAGTATGACACGTCACGCAGCCACTGAAGATTATGGATGGAATCTGATTCTTGTGAATCGTGATAATTATATTCCTGACGATTATGAAATGACGCTTACAGAATTATCAAATGGGAAAAAAGTAGATTCCAGAATTTATCCAGAATTGCAGGAAATGTTTGATGACGCGCGAGCACAAGGTTATGGTTTGTTTGTCAGAGAGGGGTATCGAACGCAGGAAGAACAGCAGCAGTTGTTAGAGGAAAAGATGGAAGCGTATAGAAATGAGGGAAAACCCAAATCTGAGGCGAAAAAACTTGCAGAACAGTGGGTAGCAGTACCAGGTACGAGTGAGCATCAGTTAGGCATTGCGGTTGATATAAACGCAGATACCACAAAAAGCTCTAGTGATAGTGTGTATGGCTGGCTTGCCCAAAACGCTCACAAATATGGTTTTATAAAACGTTATCCATCAGACAAAACGGATATAACGGGTGTTATCAATGAACCGTGGCATTACAGATATGTCGGCAAGAAAGTTGCTCTTGAGATATATTCTATGGGAATTTGTTTAGAAGAATATATAGACTTGCTAGAAGAAAAATAA
- a CDS encoding dihydrofolate reductase gives MNIIVAADKNWGIGKDNKLLVSIPADMKFFRETTTGNVVVMGRKTLESFPGGLPLKRRTNIVLTKDVNYQVKDAVLVHSVEELLEELKKYDSENVYVIGGDSVYRQLLPYCDIAHVTKIDYAYEADSYFPNLDEDPQWEVTASSEEQTYFDLEYTFVKYQRKKK, from the coding sequence ATGAATATCATCGTAGCAGCAGATAAGAATTGGGGAATTGGGAAGGACAATAAATTGCTTGTCAGCATTCCGGCAGACATGAAGTTTTTCCGGGAGACGACTACGGGAAACGTGGTGGTAATGGGAAGAAAGACCTTAGAGAGTTTTCCAGGTGGCCTTCCGCTGAAGCGCAGGACAAATATTGTGCTGACCAAAGATGTGAATTACCAGGTCAAAGACGCGGTCTTGGTACACAGTGTGGAGGAGCTTTTGGAGGAGCTGAAAAAATACGACTCTGAGAATGTCTATGTCATTGGAGGAGACAGTGTGTACCGGCAGCTGCTTCCATACTGTGACATCGCCCATGTGACAAAGATTGATTATGCCTATGAGGCAGACAGCTATTTTCCAAATCTGGACGAGGACCCACAGTGGGAAGTCACGGCGTCCAGTGAAGAACAGACCTATTTTGATTTGGAGTATACGTTTGTGAAATATCAGCGAAAGAAAAAGTGA
- a CDS encoding ABC transporter permease, whose protein sequence is MKKIWQGLCLALAAAFYLLAVSARGEMGQNENVICVKLQNYFLDVQEAEQILHSEEKLEEPFRCLFWGSLGKRQMENPTLMRNTEVSCVGIYGDGNLYDERIHTLSKEDLDGCILDEKTAVELFGTVQAVGKEITMGGRAYTVRQVLRTREREALFSAGDEQQFTWVNLSRGEDASWTAAQEFLMRNNCQGEIVDGSFLKGSLGFVLALTLVLALWVQLFRRDFVRETHKKIRESAGMLYWGVLFLGIFGLFYIFVRYLADPQMIPSRWSDFSFWSELFDQQGEKFYRFLQSEKPFWAMEQLRSFGKGIGACVMTLLFAAVSEKRSHVR, encoded by the coding sequence ATGAAAAAAATTTGGCAGGGACTGTGCCTGGCGCTGGCGGCAGCTTTTTATCTGCTAGCAGTGAGTGCCAGAGGTGAGATGGGGCAAAATGAAAACGTAATCTGTGTAAAGCTTCAGAATTATTTTTTGGATGTACAAGAGGCGGAGCAGATTCTGCATTCCGAAGAAAAATTGGAGGAACCTTTCAGATGCCTGTTTTGGGGAAGCCTGGGAAAAAGGCAGATGGAAAATCCGACCCTTATGAGAAATACGGAAGTTTCCTGTGTGGGAATATACGGAGATGGGAATCTCTATGATGAGAGGATTCACACGTTGTCTAAAGAAGATTTAGACGGTTGCATTCTGGATGAGAAGACGGCTGTGGAGCTGTTCGGCACAGTACAGGCGGTAGGAAAAGAGATCACCATGGGTGGGAGAGCTTATACAGTCAGGCAGGTTCTGCGTACTAGGGAAAGAGAGGCTTTGTTTTCTGCGGGGGACGAACAGCAGTTTACTTGGGTGAACCTGAGCAGAGGGGAGGATGCTTCTTGGACAGCAGCCCAGGAATTCTTGATGAGAAATAACTGTCAAGGTGAGATTGTGGACGGAAGTTTTTTGAAGGGAAGTCTGGGGTTTGTGCTGGCGTTGACTCTGGTTTTGGCACTCTGGGTACAGCTTTTTCGCAGAGACTTCGTTAGGGAGACCCATAAAAAGATTCGAGAGAGCGCAGGGATGTTGTACTGGGGTGTTTTATTCTTAGGGATTTTTGGCCTTTTCTATATTTTTGTCAGATATCTGGCAGACCCGCAGATGATTCCATCCCGGTGGTCCGATTTTTCTTTTTGGAGTGAGCTGTTTGACCAGCAGGGAGAAAAGTTTTATCGTTTTTTGCAGTCAGAGAAACCTTTCTGGGCGATGGAACAGCTTCGAAGCTTTGGGAAAGGAATTGGCGCCTGTGTGATGACGCTTTTGTTTGCGGCAGTAAGCGAAAAAAGAAGTCATGTCCGATGA
- a CDS encoding efflux RND transporter periplasmic adaptor subunit: MNRKKAVQSLGIFFLAMCLLTVFSRSMDSFRVAQVTAQTVTKTVLDYSVSGNGKVESSRELAVFTVPEMKVSSLNVQEGEQVKKGELLFQVDLNTLKKKRSSLMTELEQAKLTKEDADSQAKTTQEKQEEEISHARENYDQAVESADQAVAMAQQDLDLAREKLNDFYNTSESSFSGEGQSAQESEQSLLDEIYEKEKALELAFTEREKSISAARQALESASLPIEKNSTAQIQQLNVEQKQLELDQINALWQKEGKVYAPADGTVSKWNVKTGGVTSEEAAALLAKKSKNYQIRASIDSSLEKYLDVGAKAELTGPDGKKLDTQATLMSVKSNEEDAALLDLVFSVPASQIEIGENVEFELIKESKVYDSCLPLTALYEENSKYFVYVIEDADSVLGTVKKVRKISVEVEEKNETTAALKSGVLSKDQQVVVDTDREIQEGSRVRLKEE; this comes from the coding sequence ATGAATCGAAAAAAAGCAGTACAGTCTTTAGGAATTTTTTTCTTGGCAATGTGTCTTCTGACTGTATTTTCAAGGAGTATGGATTCTTTTCGAGTGGCTCAGGTGACAGCGCAAACGGTGACGAAGACGGTGCTCGACTACAGTGTCAGTGGGAATGGAAAAGTTGAGAGCAGTAGAGAGCTGGCGGTATTCACAGTCCCAGAGATGAAGGTCTCTTCTTTGAATGTGCAAGAGGGAGAACAGGTGAAAAAAGGAGAGCTCTTGTTTCAAGTGGATTTAAATACGTTAAAGAAAAAGAGAAGTTCTCTGATGACGGAATTAGAGCAGGCGAAGCTAACCAAAGAAGACGCAGACAGTCAGGCTAAGACTACACAAGAAAAGCAAGAGGAAGAGATCTCCCATGCCAGGGAGAATTACGACCAGGCAGTGGAGAGTGCGGACCAGGCAGTGGCTATGGCTCAGCAGGATTTGGATTTGGCTAGGGAAAAGCTGAACGATTTTTATAATACTTCGGAAAGCAGTTTTTCTGGGGAAGGGCAGTCTGCTCAGGAATCGGAACAGAGTCTGCTGGATGAAATCTATGAGAAAGAAAAGGCATTGGAGCTGGCTTTCACGGAGCGGGAAAAAAGTATATCCGCAGCCAGACAGGCTCTAGAGAGTGCATCTCTTCCCATAGAGAAGAACAGTACGGCGCAGATTCAACAATTGAATGTGGAACAGAAGCAGTTGGAATTAGACCAGATAAATGCTCTTTGGCAAAAAGAAGGAAAAGTATACGCTCCAGCAGACGGGACGGTCAGCAAGTGGAATGTGAAGACAGGAGGGGTGACTTCAGAGGAAGCGGCCGCTCTTTTGGCAAAAAAATCGAAAAATTATCAAATCAGGGCATCCATTGATTCTAGCTTGGAGAAATATTTGGATGTGGGGGCAAAAGCAGAGCTGACCGGACCGGACGGCAAAAAGCTAGATACTCAAGCCACGTTAATGAGTGTGAAGAGTAATGAGGAAGATGCGGCTTTGTTAGATCTTGTTTTTTCTGTACCTGCCTCGCAGATAGAGATTGGAGAGAATGTAGAGTTTGAACTGATCAAGGAGTCAAAGGTCTACGATAGTTGTTTGCCGTTGACAGCCCTTTATGAAGAGAACTCTAAATATTTTGTCTATGTGATTGAGGATGCGGATTCCGTGCTGGGAACAGTAAAAAAAGTCCGGAAAATTTCAGTGGAAGTAGAAGAAAAAAATGAGACGACAGCGGCCCTGAAAAGTGGGGTTTTGAGCAAAGATCAGCAGGTTGTGGTAGATACGGACAGGGAGATTCAGGAGGGCAGCCGGGTCCGGCTGAAAGAGGAATGA
- a CDS encoding VanZ family protein, which yields MILKPFSFLPALAIMYLIFTFSSQTGEVSGALSYKVSYKVVQIAEAADQVIDLGIEPGNTDYYVEKIHPYIRKIAHMTEYFCLAVAVAFPFYVYGLRGFLLLLTAGAICIGFAGLDEYHQSFVDGRGPSLRDVGIDSIGAFFGIMVVKLFCWTTLQMLPKPKKKKRRQKGGFG from the coding sequence ATGATTTTAAAACCTTTTTCTTTTCTTCCGGCACTCGCCATCATGTATCTTATCTTTACGTTTTCCAGCCAGACCGGGGAGGTGTCCGGCGCATTAAGTTACAAGGTAAGCTACAAAGTCGTGCAGATCGCCGAGGCAGCCGATCAGGTCATAGATCTTGGAATCGAACCTGGCAACACCGACTACTATGTTGAAAAAATTCACCCTTATATTCGAAAAATCGCCCATATGACAGAGTATTTCTGTCTTGCTGTGGCCGTAGCCTTTCCCTTTTATGTCTATGGTCTGCGGGGTTTTTTGCTTCTGCTCACAGCAGGCGCAATCTGCATAGGTTTTGCCGGGCTGGATGAATATCATCAATCCTTCGTGGATGGCCGCGGGCCCTCTCTGCGTGATGTGGGAATTGACAGTATCGGCGCGTTCTTTGGAATCATGGTGGTAAAACTTTTCTGTTGGACGACACTGCAGATGCTGCCCAAGCCTAAGAAAAAGAAACGCAGACAGAAGGGTGGTTTTGGTTAA